The genomic stretch CATGTTTAATGACATTATAAATTAAGAggaaacgttttaaatatataattgtctaTGACTCCAAGTATAGTGATTAGATAAACATTCAGCTGCCCTACACTAGGTATTGTATGTAACTATGTATTAATgcttttgtattaattgtatattacCATAGCAGTTCTACGGTGTTGTAGAATGTTCAAGTATCACAGCTGGTTTcgatatatttatcaataatttttaaacaaaacaagaaaaaaacattctttttgtcTTGATTATTGTTGGTGGTGAATAACACGGCTTATTGATGGTGAAAGTGTTATCTAAACATCTACagcctttaaaaatattttatttttatataaaattatcataaaaagttGAAACTCATGATTTTTTCACTATGTTCTCCTGTGTGCGGTATCCAACAGAACTATACGTATCATATTGAACAACATGTGGCATGAATATAAGTTTGCTTTTAACCAGGTCAAGCTAAAACGGTTAGAGTACTCGCGTTCTAAAAGTCTGCATATAAATCAAATAAGGGGGATAGAAAATAACCAAAGGAAGCAACCCGTTACCCCCGTCATTTTCTTCTGATGctggatttataaaaatattaaaaaatttatatggaACTGAACTCTGATACTGAGATTTTGCGTAATTTTTCAATATGTATCTCAAAATTATCATTCAGTCACAATATgtgcattttaaaacaaactaatttgtCCACTTTGTACTTGATTGTATACAGCGCTTACGAAACTGATcctaaaatatcttattaaaaactgaaaatagttCATAGAGCTGATAAACCCCATAATACGAGATGAATGATAACacgatcaaaattaaaataccaatcgTGATACGTGATAGTGTGATGTTTAAATTTGATACTATTAATCTTAATCTATTAATCTTTTCGAACCGTACGGATTCataaaagacatttaaaatactGACGATATAATCAGGTTAAAATTAGAAAGAAACGGAAGCGAAGAAATACGCACTGTATAAACAAAGAGTTATCATAACgacaaaaataataatcactGAATGTTTCTGGATCCTGCATTACCATCTCATTAAATATTAGGTTGGTGTTTATACAAGCTATTTCCATGGTAATAACTTTTACAACTGTACGCGCTGTAATAGAAAATGGAACCAAACATTGTTGGtctgctttaatattaaaatttaacgtaaaagttacttttgataataataataataaaaaaaataatttcaagatacaaattaactatttatttattgaaactggTTTGCTTTATAATCTATAATTctctttataattttagaaaaagctaaaattacttaaaagtgtaagaaatgtttaaagaGACAACGAAATGTTTTGCATTCCTTGCTTAAGAGAGAAACATAGCAAGCTAAAATTAGATATGCTACtgctcatgttttaattttaaacttttatttaagaaactaattaaaatatctcAGAATTACGACTAGATTAGAAATAAGaagaaataaacaaagttttaaatttaaagtggtCATCCTAGCATTATGTTGCTACCGCTACAGACATTTTTATGGTTATTAAGAATTATTGATAAAGAGTACATACACGTATTTTATTaaccattaatttaatattgagcAGAACGCTGTTTTGAAACATACCTAGAGTACCAAAGTACTTCCAAATATTTATCGTAAGTGAAAACCCCTTTTGTATCCTTATGGACACTTACCAGCCTTGAAAGACTACCTTGGTGTAGGTTACCATACCTAATTTGGTTTTACCTTGTCTTgcaatttaataacttattagtAATTTTGAGTGCGAGATGGGTATAAGAATTCTGTAGAACGTTCAAAAGATTGTTTAGGTTAGAACTTATATAACTATAGGAGGTTATTTGAAATACACCAAAAAGTAACTTACCCAACATATCCAGTTTGTATGACAAACTTTTTTCTGTATATTCTGTACTAATTTCTTGGAGATCGTGGCAAGACCGTCCTTAGTCACGTGACTAATTCTGGTCTTAGTGGTTTTTCTGGACGCAATGTCTCAAAACCGATAGCTATGATGTACTATACTTTAAATCTTACTCACTAAATACAATTCATATCTTCTGTagtgtataaaattattgatttgacATTACactattttacaactattttatttaaatttatatctcgataaaaaACGAAAACTAATCTCTAACCACGAGAAAAATGGAGATTACGTCACCCTATCCATAATTTCTTAGTTGTAAATCTACTGAATCGTTCATAATTTTACATAGCAACTACTATATGAAACTATCCTATTcagtataaataatgtattcattctgtttgttttattttcattgaagtTATAATGCGAGTGTTACTTAAAACAATATCGCACattgttacatataaaatataatgcataTTCAATACTCTTTATAGGAccatttgattattattatgtataaacccagtaatttaatatatgtgaatTACGCTAATATAACTTCCGTTACGACACCATAATAAATGCATAAAACCATGATTGTTAACACCACACACTTCCTCGGTGATCTGTCATTTAAACCATTTCCATACAAGACCTCTTGgctctttctttaaaaaaatcattaccaaattaaaacttattcgcattttatattgaaaaagaatgTATCCATTTACTTCCGCATTTAGTAAGTGTTCACACGACGTATGCGCAATCTTTCGTAGATCGAAGATGTACTTATTGCAAATTGTTTTCATGCATTTCCATTTCTTTATATAATGTCCCggaagtttatttatatttatgtattcatCGATGTTTGATGATATATACTATCGATGtttgatgattatttttattttatctttcataATAGAAGTcgaatttaaacttttaaataacagattttattgtTCGCAGAGCCAAGTTAGTGTTTACCTTATCAcgttctaaaattgtttaaattcgtATGTAAATGAAATTCTTAAGAAAACACACTCGAAATGACTTAGTGATCAAGTGTGTAGATGCAGGGTCACATAGCTTGAGAAGTCGGATTTTATGTTTGTGAAAGTAAACGTAAGTTTAAATCTTCCTTGCCTGGCAATATCGTTAGTAGTTATTTTGAATCACTTTTTACCTTGTTACATTCAGTGAGATTCTAATAGAATGTACATATAGGAATTTCATTTCTCATCCAACATAGAACAACGCTACataaagtattaattaatgaCAATTTAATGTACTGTACATAAATCTTTCAAGAATCAACTTACAAAAGTAGTGCAATCGATTGACACGCAAGCCTAAATGGCGCGGCGTTATAAAACATTGTGAGAACAAAAGACGAAAATATCAATAAGACCACTAAAAATCTGccgtaaagaaataaaactgaaatttattcaTGTtcctaattaaaaactattataaaacatttatcttgCGCGTTGGTACAATAGGCTATTTCGAAGTCATATTACGCTAAGATTATTaacaagtattttacaaaatttataaaacagtgaAAATAACAGAATGTATGTAGCTTTAAATATCTCTGATATAATCACATTTGATAATGCCATGAAGCATGTTATCATTGATGAGCAGCACGGTTTCCTCGCAGGAAGGTCAACGGAAACAAACCTCCTTTCACTCCAGTGTTATGTGATGGACGACGCTTTTAGCCGCAGAAACCAACTATAGTAGGAGGACGACTGTTATAGTTGCTGAATATTCCATGGACGGATCCCGAGTGGAGAGATGTGAGGTAATCAGGGACCTTGGCGTCTTAATCGACTCGTCATTCGAATTTGGCTCCCACATCAGCCACATTTGCTCCAGAGCCTCAAGGTCCTTGGGTTTGATCATCCGGACAGTTAAACACGGACTGAGTACCGGCGCTGCTGCCCTTATGTTCAGGACACTTGCTCGCCCGCTGCTGGAGTATTATTCTGTGGTCTGGTCCCCATACCAACATGGACATACCAAACAGCTCCAGTCAGTGCAGAGACGCTTTGTGCGATTTCTGGGATGCCGTTCTGGGATAAGATACTTTGACGTCTCAGTGGACGAGCTGTCGGCTGTGTATGGTCTTCGGAGTCTGGAGTGCAGACGAAGAGTTGCTGATATCTCCTTCCTGTCCAGGCTCATAAACTGCCAGATCAATTGCTCCAGCCTACTTGAAATGATCCGGTTCCGCATCCCCACAGGAACAAGGCAGCAGCATTTGTTCGAGCTGAGTCATGCCGCCAGGAACTACCTCCGACATAGCCCTATCCCACGATTGATGCGATTCGGCAACGACATTTGCTCGTCTGTGGATTTTTCTCCACATCCCTTCGAGCCATCAAACGCATTGCTGCGGACTCCAGCCCAGACCTGCATTAGTCATCTCTTCTAGTCATACTCATAGTcttaatgcaatttttttgttattaatcacattctctatcgttttgttattctataatgttgttatttgttcgtttgttattaatttctctgttatttttgctttgttatggttattattaagtccgttgtttttgttcttttctgTTATCTTTGTTAACTGATTCGTAGTACTTTCTAGTCACCGTATTATTAGCATTTGTAGCAGAGTTGTCAGATATCTTCATTGAGTAAGTATTTAAGTATTCAATGTCAGATTTAGTTGTAAGGCATTGCATTGACAGTTAAGCATCTTGTAGCATAGCTATTGTTATATCCAATTGTTTGTTTACTCGTTaagttttttgctgtttttttttaagtgaaaacttctttaggcgcgttgagcgttttggtagagggtaaaatcctcggttcgcgtcaccgacatgctaatgatactaacctgcatgaaaaagtcagtctcgctgtgttttttaaccgtagacttggccgcggactactaacctgcatgaaaaagtcagtctcgctgtgttaaaactgtcccggcagagtatgaaaacagactgcgaaaatcagtgacctttacggcttcctctcgcgatttaaaagtgaagccaatgtcgtacaattctgtaagatgcgtcaaattaaagctcttaatattggcaatctattggttacatttttaaatattaaaaaaaatttcgaaataattttgattattgtttacattttacatagcgtttacaatgacaagaaaaaagtagtaagcgaggatttttttattttttggtcagacaaaatttgtcagcgagaaagttgtgtgaaaatagatgaatattttttttgtaatttatcatttttttattggaagtttagtttagcctgtagtagcgtatgaagcgatgagtgaacgtttctgccggaactgtagttggcgcattggctcactgataccgtattaactcaataaattagtttattgtgcaataaaaatacctttacgaaagaactaagttaatttaactaatttattagttttaaaaacattgtgggtttaattgttattgcaattatatattttatccgtagcaataactgtattatttacaacggtgttcaacttaCTGTTGtacactcggtgtttactcacttgtattctatatttaactaactattaatattgagcaattacaacatattttttatacagataaatgaataatgaaaacaacgaatatatttttaaacatttttaatatttatacgaatatttgtatttaaaatttagcattattcattttaattatgtttttaatatttaacctcttcatcatgaaatgagtattattacggtataagatttatcttactagcgtggtaaaatagatttctagttatttgataatattttttcgtggattttaaaattggaaaacacatttacaattacagatgtactgctactactataacgtattgttaattactctcaacttaatagttccgttttcacttctatcggcagtcccacgactgctactgttttttctTCTTAACATGTGCCATCAACTTGTTGTAAAGTGTAAATTGGTGTATTGCCattggaatgtaaataaataaataataacaggcTGTTGTCCTGGTTATCTACGGAATTGTTGCAGTAACTGTTTATCTGCCCATAAAGTAAGCAAAGCTAACTGGGTCATTAGTGTAATAGAAGTGATCACGTCTAATGGTCTGTAACAAGGCTAAACCTCTTAAtattatgtaaagaataaaaattaaaataaacacacacaaattattctttatttaataaaataaataccaaattcTTCAGGTTTTTTATTCTTATCGATACATTGAACTTCTGTGACGGATTGACTGCTTAGTACTGTTACATATCATATCATAAGAATCATTGacttgttgatattttattttaagcattgCAACGTAGTAATTCCTACCCCTCTCTACTACTGCAACTAGTCTAGCTCATTACAATACACCAGGTTACACATATATACGTAATTCtgaatgcatatatatatatatatatatatatacagggtgtatatatatatatatatatatatatatatatatatatatatatatatatatatatatatatatccatcctgttagaacgcctttttgtattattaatcaaaattttaatataaagcccttttcttataatataccaaggagtttaaaaaattattagactataaatcagaatagaacatttcagctgattctaaaaatgtatatgtttacttttaattctttgcttgtatacactttttgtatcctttttgaaaacgacaatattagttgaaatattaaaggattatgtggtctttttattttattgtatatatatatatatatatatatatatatatatatatatatatacaatatatatatatatatatatacaatatatatatatatatatatatacaatatatatatatatatatacaatatatatatatatatatatacaatatatatatatatatatacaatatatatatatatatatatatatatacaatatatatatatatatatatacaatatatatatatatatatatacaatatatatatatatatatatacaatatatatatatattcatctgATATGCTTACAATAGAACTAAGTCATTCTTGAACGTCCACACAAGATCAGTATTGAAACTTTTGAGCGCCACCATTTTTTCAGGCATAAAATTTTGAGTTCTATTGTGCGGCATGGTGGttactaatttagattttttaaatggtaTGTTCATCTACATATGTTTACATTGAACATTTTTCACCGACTTGTTACGGGCCATCCCCCTGAGGTGGTTAAGAACTACTGATtgcatagaaaaatttaattatatgccTTATGTCACTGTAAGAACTTTTATGTTTGTAGATTAACGAGTAAAGAAGATATTATACCGTTTTAAGGCTTTTCAGGACCTTTGTATATATACTATCAGTTATCCAAATTTTCGCACGCAGTTTATTACTGATAAACAGGGACACTGTggcaatatttcttttaaattacattacagaCACTCCTGAAATAGGTGACAATCACTAAAAAATACCCCAATCCTCTGATACATTTCACATTTAAGTGTAAAACAGGTTGTTATAAGTACTGTGACATAACTCGAGTTCTTTCCAATATTTCATAGTTAACAGTCCATAGTTAACAGTTAAACTATTTTAGAACAGAGTAGAGGAATCTTAAAGTCAAAGTAATTTTCTTTGTAACAGTACTGGTGAAATTTCAATGAAGTTTTTGAAATGTCAGCAATATCTACTCATCACAATACTGTAGTTCCTGTCTAGTAAATCTTTTGAACTATACTGGATATTTGTTTTTTGACTTTAAACGTTAATATAAGccctttttaatataaaaaaaataacgcagatgtgtttttttattttcctcttacgTATTCAAACTTATgtgataaatttagtttatttagcttgattagttataaaaataatagtgtttttaataaaaaacacaatattgtggCTAGTTGCTAAAGAAGACATTTTTGACCTATGTTTATGTAatactttttgtttgaaatgataagtactatcacccacagaagtttttGACACCCTTTTATGAGCACCTTGTATATTTAGTTAACGCTAGACACCCTTTAGTTGGATGGATTTCAGCAAAAATATATATCTCATAACCAGCATTGGAGTCAAGGATGTGACGCGGCGGCGACCTCAAgctaaaaaagttttataaataactaatttaaactcATTCAGGCTGGACGTATTTGATCTAAATTGGCGCAAAAGCTCtatatgataatttttaacaagAGATGATTGttcatcaaatttataatatgttactcTGGAAATTTTGGAGTTGGATGGATTTAGATCCACTTAAATAGtgaattaaatcaataataaccGAGGATTGCCTACAGCCGGCTTTGGAAAGTGGAGTCCCGAATGTTTGAACGTCCAGGGCGATGTTGGCAATCTGACAGTTTGCGGGTTTAAATGATGAGGCACCAACTTctataaatcaacaaaatatgattaatttaatgtatatgaaattatatattaaattaaatatatatatatatatatatatatatatatatatatatatatatatatgaattaatccttttaaatacttttttaacatatacaaTTATTAGTACAACCCGTTAGGCTAAAATTCATTTTGTATTGTTGAAGAACATAAGTCCTCTACTCCTTCATGAAGGTATGTCAtcaatgacatttaaaaattatattaaaacagtgttgAGTGTAACGCAGGGCGCCGCtctatttgtatacattatacaAAGCTATAAACATCAAATGGTATTAGGAAGAACATAAGTCCTCTACTCCTTCATGAAGATATGTCAtcaatgacatttaaaaattatattaaaacagtgttgAGTGTAACGCAGGGCGCCGCTCTATTTGTATACGTTATACAAAGCTATAAACATCAAATGGTATTTAGGAAGAACATAAGTCCTCTACTCCTTCATGAAGATATGTCAtcaatgacatttaaaaattatattaaaacagtgttgAGTGTAACGCAGGGCGCCGCTCTATTTGTATACGTTATACAAAGCTATAAACATCAAATGGTATTTAGGAAGAACATAAGTCCTCTACTCCTTCATGAAGATATGTCAtcaatgacatttaaaaattatattaaaacagtgttgAGTGTAACGCAGGGCGCCGCTCTATTTGTATACGTTATACAAAGCTATAAACATCAAATGGTATTTAGGAAGAACATAAGTCCTCTACTCCTTCATGAAGATATGTCAtcaatgacatttaaaaattatattaacacagTGTTGAGTGTAACGCAGGGCGCCGCTCTATTTGTATACGTTATACAAAGCTATAAACATCAAATGGTATTTAGGAAGAACATAAGTCCTCTACTCCTTCATGAAGATATGTCAtcaatgacatttaaaaattatattaacacagTGTTGAGTGTAACGCAGGGCGCCGCTCTATTTGTATACGTTATACAAAGCTATAAACATCAAATGGTATTTAGGAAGAACATAAGTCCTCTACTCCTTCATGAAGATATGTCAtcaatgacatttaaaaattatattaacacagTGTTGAGTGTAACGCAGGGCGCCGCTCTATTTGTATACGTTATACCAAGCTATAAACATCAAATGGTATTTAGGAAGAACATAAGTCCTCTACTCCTTCATGAAGATATGTCAtcaatgacatttaaaaattatattaacacagTGTTGAGTGTAACGCAGGGCGCCGCTCTATTTGTATACGTTATACAAAGCTATAAACATCAAATGGTATTTAGGAAGAACATAAGTCCTCTACTCCTTCATGAAGATATGTCAtcaatgacatttaaaaattatattaacacagTGTTGAGTGTAACGCAGGGCGCCGCTCTATTTGTATACGTTATACAAAGCTATAAACATCAAATGGTATTTAGGAATGACCTCTGGTGTTATCTCTACCGATTGATCAATTTACAGCCCAAACAGAGTTAATTCGtgatcttgatttttttaaacacacagtGTTATTTCACAGAATACAAAACGTGTTTAAATCAgctaaattttaactaaaatttgtatattatttaatgaattggGAATGCAGTAGAGGTAACAAGCGTTAACAACGAAGAAAAAGAGCAAagatatgtttaaacattattttaagttgaCGAAAGAATTTTAAACCACTTATTCATTTGATTAATTACAAAGACATTGGTAGGAATatcattgcaataaaatatattaaaacccgattataaacctaaataataatttgttctcGTAAAGAGTAAACTGATAAATACAATCAGTTGAAGTATCCAGTTCTGATAGGATCGGTAATTAATTGCTAATCGGCAGTTAATTAACTTTTCATACAATCTGTAGCATGAGCTCGCTCATTAACTTCAAATACTATTAATACCAAATGAGTTTATTAGATGCACCCAGTGATTTAGAATCgatttcttgtttaaaatatcatactTGTTCTGGTATTAACTCTATTATGGTTTGACGAATGTTATGTCGTGAAAAGATTTTACAGTACGACTATATCCAAACATGGTATGCTGCAGCTTTGATTAAATTCTATAATGCATGTATTGCTTAAGAGACGCATAATAATGTCATATTTTCTAGTCTACAATATTGAATAAAgagtaattgtgttttatttagaatatatagatatttaaacAATCTTAGCTTACactttaataactgtaaaataaa from Homalodisca vitripennis isolate AUS2020 chromosome 2, UT_GWSS_2.1, whole genome shotgun sequence encodes the following:
- the LOC124355810 gene encoding uncharacterized protein LOC124355810, with amino-acid sequence MDGSRVERCEVIRDLGVLIDSSFEFGSHISHICSRASRSLGLIIRTVKHGLSTGAAALMFRTLARPLLEYYSVVWSPYQHGHTKQLQSVQRRFVRFLGCRSGIRYFDVSVDELSAVYGLRSLECRRRVADISFLSRLINCQINCSSLLEMIRFRIPTGTRQQHLFELSHAARNYLRHSPIPRLMRFGNDICSSVDFSPHPFEPSNALLRTPAQTCISHLF